One region of Acidimicrobiia bacterium genomic DNA includes:
- a CDS encoding ammonium transporter, with translation MKRKLLTGTSLGMLLVAVLAQPAFAQSEPAPAAQFILDNLWVFIAGVLVFFMQAGFALVEAGLTRSKNVANIMMKNLMDMSAGVLAFAIVGFGIGFGGAELLGGWFGFGWGINGVEGTVPMVLNLTPATFFFFQAAFAATAATIVSGAMAERTKFKSYFVYSFFITALIYPVILRWTWGGGWLSQLEFPFSDFAGSTIVHATGGWAAMMGAMILGPRIGKYAKDGTPRAIPGHSIPFVVLGAMILFIGWFGFNPGSELAADEFVTGIALKTLLAGCAGSVAAMIVNWLVDKKPDVSMAANGLLAGLVAVTAPVGTIETWAAVVIGALGGIIVVFSVKFVDRLKIDDPVGAISVHGVCGTFGTLSIAFFARYDDAFLGRENAGMFYGGGIDQLKTQLIFVLVHFVFVVVTTGLLFLAIKAVIGLRVSEEEELAGLDVMEHGSPGYAFETGRGEFASSSSSVAGV, from the coding sequence ATGAAACGGAAACTGTTGACGGGGACTTCGCTCGGCATGCTGCTCGTGGCAGTTCTGGCCCAACCGGCCTTTGCCCAGAGTGAACCCGCCCCGGCCGCGCAATTCATTTTGGACAACCTGTGGGTGTTTATCGCCGGTGTGCTTGTCTTCTTCATGCAGGCTGGGTTCGCCCTGGTCGAAGCGGGGCTCACCCGATCCAAAAACGTCGCCAACATCATGATGAAGAACCTGATGGATATGTCAGCCGGTGTGCTGGCATTTGCCATCGTCGGGTTCGGCATCGGCTTTGGTGGGGCTGAACTTCTCGGAGGATGGTTCGGTTTCGGCTGGGGCATCAACGGAGTTGAAGGAACCGTGCCTATGGTCCTCAACCTTACGCCGGCAACGTTCTTCTTTTTCCAGGCGGCGTTTGCGGCTACTGCGGCCACAATCGTGTCCGGAGCGATGGCGGAACGAACCAAGTTCAAAAGCTACTTCGTATATAGCTTCTTCATCACCGCGCTGATCTATCCGGTGATCCTTCGCTGGACCTGGGGTGGCGGATGGCTTTCACAACTGGAGTTCCCGTTCTCGGACTTCGCCGGATCAACGATCGTCCATGCCACGGGCGGATGGGCAGCCATGATGGGAGCTATGATTCTTGGGCCGAGGATCGGCAAGTACGCAAAAGATGGAACACCCCGGGCCATCCCCGGCCATTCCATCCCGTTCGTAGTGCTTGGCGCCATGATCCTGTTCATCGGTTGGTTCGGTTTCAACCCCGGATCCGAGCTGGCCGCCGATGAATTCGTGACCGGCATCGCCCTCAAGACGCTTCTTGCCGGCTGCGCCGGTTCGGTGGCGGCCATGATCGTCAACTGGCTAGTCGACAAGAAACCGGACGTCTCAATGGCCGCCAACGGACTCCTGGCAGGATTGGTCGCCGTCACGGCTCCCGTCGGCACGATCGAGACGTGGGCAGCAGTCGTCATCGGAGCGCTCGGCGGCATCATCGTGGTGTTCTCGGTCAAGTTCGTCGATCGGCTCAAGATCGACGATCCGGTGGGCGCCATTTCGGTGCACGGAGTCTGCGGTACGTTCGGGACGCTGTCGATCGCTTTCTTCGCCAGGTACGACGACGCGTTCCTCGGACGGGAGAACGCAGGCATGTTCTACGGCGGTGGCATCGATCAGTTGAAGACCCAGCTGATCTTCGTCCTGGTGCATTTCGTGTTCGTTGTGGTGACGACCGGCTTGCTCTTCCTGGCCATCAAGGCTGTCATCGGTCTGCGAGTGAGCGAAGAGGAAGAACTGGCCGGACTCGACGTCATGGAACACGGCTCACCCGGATACGCTTTTGAAACAGGGCGCGGTGAGTTCGCATCCAGCTCAAGTTCCGTCGCCGGCGTCTAG